The genomic DNA ATCTATTGATTGTAAACGAATAGCCAAAATTTACAATACGAAACAAAAGATTAATATTTATTTTACCTAATTCGTATATAATGATATTAATAACATTTTATAAGGGAGGACTCAGAGTTATGAAAGACGAAAATGATATTTTTATTTCTAATTCTACAATGATGTTAGAGCCTTACAAGCACCCTTATTATTGCACAAAAGTTATCGACAGTAGCGGGAACCATTTTTATTCCTGCCAAACCGCTCTTCAACTCATCAAGAAATCTTGTCTAACCAATGTTCACTCTACTTATCAAGGCAGACGTAATGCAGTTCAAACAAACTTTAATTTCAAACAAAATGTCCCGATTCCAATTAATCATAGAGAATATATTTGTGCTTTCCCAACAGAATCTCCTTCTTCTCCAAACTGTATATGGCTATTTTATAATCATATAGATGACATAGAATTTTTCAAACAGAGTAAAAAAGCTACCATTCATTTTTCAAATGGCACTACTACAACCATACATATCAGTCCCCATAAGCTAAAACAACAATTATTAAAAGCTGGATACGTATTATCACGTATGAACATGCAAGATTCACTACAATTCAAAAACCTCTTATTACATTTACTACCTTAACAAAATAAATAGAATGGAAAGCAATATCCCTTGCCTTCCATTCTTATGATACTATTTATCCTCTCAAGCTATTTCGCATTTTCTCAAGCGCCTGCCGGTATATCCACCTCACTTGATAATAGGTCATCTCTGTCTCTAAAGCGATTTCCCCCATCGTCTTTCCTACAAAGAAACGTTCAAAAATAACATACTTCTCCTTCTCATCTAATACACTCATAAATTCCTTCACTCTCATTTCAATATCTTCAAAATGAAAGGTATCTTCATATCCTCTTACATATACACACTTTTCTTGCACTGCAAACTCTTTCTTCAATCTTTCTAATATATAACCACGTACCGTTACAACTGCATATGCAGGAAAGCTCCCTTTCTCCGCATCAAACTTTTCATACGCATGCCAAAGACCGATTAACCCACATTGATAATACTCTTCATAATCTTGATAAATACCTAGCTTCTTTATTTGATTCACAATCATACCTTCATACAAAACAACTGTCTCTGTAAAAGTCGCTGGCTTCACACAGTACCCGTTTCTAAAAGGTATACCTTTCTAGTATTCCGCGGTACCTTCACAATATAAAAATAAAGAAAGGATTTCACTGTGAGTAATTTCAAATACTACCGCTGAAATTTGAAATTACATGAAGTAGAATTTGAAATTCTGCTGGTGGTATTTGAAATAAGGGTAAAAATAAAAAAGATTCCTTCTATACATTAGAAGAAATCTCATGTTTATAAATTTTCGATTTATACTATTCTGTAGTTAAACGCTTGAAAAATCTATCGATTGCATATAAACCTGTAGCTAAAATACAACTTATAACGCCAACAAATATATAAGGATTCTTATTTGGCAGATATTCTACCGTTAACAATAATACAACTAACATAAACAAAAAATTTGCTAATAATTTCTTAAACATATGTATCTTCTCCTTATATCAAAAATGCAGCAATTACTTTTATAATTGCTGCATTTCTTTCTTGTGACATGAAATATCAAGCTTATTGCACTAATCCTCTTAGCGCACCAAAGCCAATCGTTAAGATGAAGAAGATAACCATAAGAATCGTTGCTTTCTTTTTGCTTAAACCAGCTGTAATTTGAAGACCTAACCATGTAATAACAAATCCCCAAATTGTAAATACTTCAATGCTATTTGCAATACCTTTTACTGCGCCGCCACTTGAAGCGAAAATCGGACCTAAACCAGTGTAAAATTCTTTCCCTGAACCACCTAGAATAAGCGCTAAAACTGCATTTATTAATAAGCCAAGTAATGAAATAATGCTTGAATATACAGTAATTGTTAATAATTTCTTATAAGAAGTATCATTGCTCATTAACATCATTAACACTTTGTATACTGCTGCGCTAATAAAGAAACCTATTATCATACCGATAACACCAAATACAAAACCGGCGCCGAAAGTCATCACAGGTGTAACATTAACCCCTAATTCTTGATTGAACTTAATTGATTCAGGTGTTAAAGAATATACATAAGCACCAAGACCTCCAGTAATCCCTGATAATAAAGAAAGTATCCAAAACACACCCCAAACCGCATTACTGTTCTTCATTCTCTCAAACTGTTCACCTGGAGAAGTAATCATCCCTAATAATGATGGCTTTTTCGAAACTGCATCTTGCGTATTAATATTCGCTTCCATTATAACGCCTCCTTCTCTTTATATAACCCGTTCTAACGGGCGGTTCACTTCCTCATATAGAGGCTACGAACCGCCCACTAGAACGGTAATGTGCAGTAGAGAGCCCCCCTCTCTACTACACTATTACTTACTCATAACGTAATGCTTCAATTGGATCTAATTTCGCAGCTTTGTTTGCTGGAATTAATCCAAAGATAATACCTAGTGTCATAGAGAACAGTACGCCGCCAACGACAACTTCCCATGAAACAAGTGGCGGCCATTTTGCGAATGTGGAAACGATATATGCTCCGCCATATCCAAGACCAATTCCAATTAAACCACCTAGAAGCGTTAACATAACTGCTTCAATTAAAAACTGTAATAAAATTTTACTACGCGTTGCTCCAAGCGCTTTACGTATCCCAATTTCGCGCGTACGCTCCGTTACAGATACGAGCATGATATTCATAACACCAATACCACCAACGACTAATGAAATACCAGCGATACCACCAATAATCATCGTCATGATGCTAGTTACTTTAGAAACATTTTCTTGGAGTTCTTTTAAATTCACCAGTTCATATTTACCTGGAATTTCACTTGGCTTACGACTATTTAATACATCAACAGCTTGTTTCCCTGCTGTTTCTAAATTGTCTACATTTTTAGCTTGAATTGAGATATTTTGAATATCATCTGTTCCGTATAAAACAGGCCATAACGTAAGAGGGATTAACGCTTCTTCCATTTCAAATCCCATAAACTCATTATCAGATGTATACACACCAATAATTTGCATTGGCTGTCCCTTCATCTCAATAATTTGTCCAACTGGGTTTACGTCCTTAAATAACGTTTCCTCTGTTTTTGTACTAATCATCACAACGTTATTTGCATGAGAAATATCTGATTCGTTTAAAGTACGTCCCTTTACGACCTTTACTTTATTAACCGCAAAATATTCATTATCAAGACCAATAACATTCAGATTTGCTTTTTTATCATTTACATCAAGTATCTCTGTCGTTGAATTTGTCGTAATAACATGTGAAACATTTTTCACTTGTTTTACTTCCAAAATATCCTCTTCCGTTAATTTTGGTATTTCAAACCCACCTATAGCAAACTCATCATTAATATCTGGTTTAAACTGAATTGGCATAAGGTTATTACCACCAGAACCTGCGAATTTCGACTTCAGCATCGCTTCCCCGCCTTGCCCAATTGCAACGACAGTAATAATAGAACCAACGCCGATAATAATACCGAGCATCGTAAGAGCTGAACGCAGTTTATGAGCTAAAATAGAAGATAGAGCAATCTTTATACTATCTAGTAAACTCATACCGCACACCTTCTATCTTCTGTAATTTTCCCATCTCGCAATACAATACGGCGGGAAGAATACGCTGCTACTTCCTCTTCATGCGTAACCATAACAATTGTTGTACCTTCTGCATTAAGCTTCGTGAAAATATCCATAACTTGCTCACCAGACTTCGTATCAAGCGCACCAGTCGGCTCATCGGCCATAATGAACGTTGGATTATTCGCAATCGCCCTTGCAATCGCAACACGCTGCTTCTGTCCACCTGATAATTCGTTTGGCAAATGATGCACACGGTCCGCTAATCCGACTTTACCTAACGCCTCTAAAGCACGCTTGCGACGCTCTGCCTTCTTCACGCCGCCGTATACGAGCGGAAGTTCAACATTTTCGACTGCCGAAAGACGCGGAAGCAAGTTAAAATGCTGAAACACAAAACCGATATATTCATTACGAATTAAAGCAAGCTTTGACTCGTCTGCTGTTAAGATATTCACATCATTCAGCATATATTCGCCTTCTGTTGGACGATCTAAACAACCGATAATATTCATAAGCGTTGATTTACCAGAACCAGATGGTCCCATAATCGAAACGAACTCGCCGCCTTGAATCGTTAAACTAATACCGTGCAAAATCGGCACTGCCAATTTTCCTTGATAATACGTTTTAGCAATATGATTTAACGTGATCATTTCTCTTTCACTTCCATTCCGTCATACACATCGTCGGAAGGATTTTTAACCACCTTTTGCCCCACTGTTACGCCTTCTACAACCTCTGTCCAGTCTCCATCAGTAGAACCTTTTTTCACATTTTGTTTACGAAGTTTTCCTTTATCCTCAACATAAACAAATGCATCACCGTCTTTTTCTACAATGCTCTTACTTGGAACAGCAATCATCGTCTTATTCTCTAAATTTACTTGCAGAGAGACGTGATAACCTGGAGATAAACCATCTTGACTATCAAGGCTTGCTTTATATGTATATTGAGACATATTTTGAGTCGCTTCACCCATACCACCAGCTTGCGCCATCTCTGCACTCGTTGGGAATTCACTTACTTCTGTAATCTTACCTGTCCACTTCTTCTTATTATTTGCTTTCGCAGTAACAGTAAATGTTTGATCCTTTTGAATTTGTGACTTTTGAAGCTCAGTTAACGTTCCTTGAACTTGGAACGGATCTTTAGAAGCCACTTGTAAGAATGCTTTCCCTTGACCACCTAACGCTTGAGATGAACTTTGCGCCGCATCTTTATCTAACTTTTGAACAACACCAGCAAAATTACTATAAATCGTAAGCTCTTTCTGCTTTTTACTTAACTCTTCTTTCTGCAACTTCCCTTTTTCTTTCTCAAGATCCGTTGTCTTTTGTGCCATCTCTAACTCACTTACTTGCTCTTCCATCGGATCTGTTACTTCTTTCCCAGCTCCGCCATCTTTCGCCTTCTTAATTTCTTTCTTCAACGAATCAATCTTCTTCTTCCCTTGATCATAACGCATATCTGCCATCTTCTGATCAAGCTCAGCTTGCTTCATTTGTAAATTAATCTCTTCATTATCATAAGAGAATAACTTCGCACCTTTCTCTACCTCTTGCCCTTCTTTTACCTCAATATCTTTCACTTTTCCTTTAGTCGGATCCGCATAAAAACTTTCGATATTCCCGGGCTTCACCTGACCAGAAATTAACTTCGTATTATTCAGCTTACGCTCTGTCACTTTCTCAAAACTTACAGCATCAGCAGATGTTGATGCTCCCTTCTTCTTGCCTTGCATAATAAAAATATTAACTGCTGCTACAATAACAATTAGTGCAATAACCCCGATAATAATCCATTTTTTCTTCTTGTTTGGAGTACGAACCGTATTTGGTACCATATTCTCTCTGCTACTAAAAATATAGACAAATATACATTCTTAGAGTATTCCTGCTTCTATGTGTCCTGTCTCGCCATTAACTCGCTACTACAGTTTGATGCAACACTCCACAGGCGTAAATTCCGATGTAGCCCACCGTACATATATACAATCTATTTACGTTAGTATTGTATATTCTTTTGCTTGTAACAGGTTGATTGACGCGTTCAAATCCCTATCCATTACATTTCCACAGTCACATTCATATACTCGGTTGCACAGCCTCAAGTCTACTTTCTTGTGACCACAACATGAGCATAACTTTGACGAAGGATAAAACCGATCTACTTGACGTAGTTCAATCCCATACTCCTCGCATTTAAGCAATAACCATGTTTTAAATGTATAGAAACATTGTGCTGCAATTGTTTTAGATAGATGTTTATTCTTCATCATACCTTTCACATTCAAATCTTCCACTGTAATAAATGTCGGCTTGGTTTTCACCACATTGGTTACAATAGACTTTACATACTCTAGTCGAATATTCGTTAATCGAGCACATAACTTTTGCACTCTAAGAACATTTTTATCTATATTCGCTCTTTTTTTAGTAACAGATTGTTCACCTCTCTTTTTTATATTTTCAAATTTACGCGATAAAGAACGTTGCTCACGTTTTAACCGTTTTTCTATCTTTTTTACTTGTATTGTTTTGTTGATGTTTTCATGAATGATACCGTCGCTACGTATCACGAAATCCTTCACCCCTAAATCAATACCTAAACCTGTTTGCTTGAGAGTTAGCTTCGTTTCTATTTCTTCCAATTCGCAAAGCACAGATACAAAATATCTTCCTGCTCTTTTACCTATCGTTCCACTTTTTACAATCACATCTTGGGGGATATACCCATATTCTTTTAACCTCATCCAACCAATCGTTGGGACTTTTACTCTATGTCTTTCTACTGCCCAATCTGTTTTGTTATTTTTAGGAAAATAGCATTTGACATCTTGCTTCTTCTTTTTCTTATAACGTGGAAATCCAGATAAACCTTGAAAAAATCTTTTAAAAGCCTTATCTCCATTCATAATTGCCTGTTTTACTGCCTTACTAGATACCTCTTTAATCCATTGGTCACATTCTTTTGTATAGACATTGTTTAGCCATTTAGAAAAATCATAGCCACTTAGAAACTTTCCCTTGGATTCATACATCTCTTTGTTTTTAAAGATATAAAGATTGTAAACATATCTACATACCCCAATCGTTTGATTTATCTTGGCTATTTGTTCATTTGTCGGTTTTATCTCTATCAAATAGGCTCTTCTCATACCTCTTTAACCTCCGACTTTTTCTTTTGTTACTTTCTCATTCCATATATCCTGCAACTACATGAATGATAGATATCAAAATTTGAACAAGTTCTTCTTTGTGGAGATAATGTTTTTATTTTCCCTTTTGATTTCTGTAGATATCTAAAACAACTTGATTGTTCCAACTTTTCAATGCTTTAACAGACACATTAATTATTTAGTCTTCTACTATTTAACTCTCCTTTTATAAATTAGTAGTTTAACAGATATTCAATTGTATAAAACTTTCCGAAAACTAATTACATATTATTACATTATTTTTACAAAGTTTTACACATCCATTTATATTGTAACAAAAATTCCAATGATTAGAAATATGACATATTGTCTTTTAAGATAGATTTAAGGAAAGATTATATTATATAGAAAAAGCCATCCAAAATGATAATTGGATAGCTTTTCAAACAAAATATTACGCCGCTTTAGGAGCTTTGCTCTCATGTCCACGTTGAACGATGAACAAGAAGATCGTTGATAAAATGGCACCTGTTAATAGTAAGATAAAGCAGCCATCCCATCCAGAACGATCAACAATAACACCAATTGCTGCGTTTGCTACAAGACTTCCGCCTACATAACCGAACAGACCACACATACCAACTGTCGTACCTACTGCAAATTTCGGTACTAATTCCATCGCACTTAAACCGATTAAGAACTGTGGTACATAAATTAAACAACCGATAATAGAAACTGCAATACTTACAACAAGTACGCTAGTTGCTTGCCAATATATAAACGTACCAATAACAACTCCAACCATACTAATGATACATAATGGCATACGTTTTCCTTTAAATAATTTATCACTTAAAAAACCAACGATTAATGAACTTGGAATTGCCATACCTTCAAAGATTGCGTACGCCGCGTGTGCTTCATTTTTTGAGAAACCTTTAACTGTCGTTAAATAAAGTGGAACCCAGTTAATAACACCGAAACGAATTAAATACACAAATGCATTTGCAATACATAAGAACCATACAAATTTATTTTTCACTACATATTTCATTAAAATTTCTCTTGGTGACATCTTGTTAGCATTATCTGCTTTTTCAAGGTTTTCATAATCATTACGATACTCATCAATTGGAGGAAGACCTTCTGATTCTGGTGTATCCTTCGCATTAATCCAAACAAGAACTGAAATTACCATTGCGATAATCGCTGGGAAAATAAACACGCCGCCTTGCCAATGATTTTCCCCAAAAATACCTACACCAATTCCGACTAATGGTGGCACAAGCATTCCGCCAACGTTATGTGAAATATTCCAAAGGCCTGTTTTCGTACCACGTTCTTTCTTCGAGAACCATTTCGTCATAACGATACTACAAGGTGGTGCTCCCATACCTTGTACAATACCGTTAAGAACAAGTAATGTAACAATCATCCCAAATGAAGATGCAAAACCGAAGCAAATATTTACAAGCCCTGATAAAAATAAACCGACTGCGATAAAGCGCTGGGCGAAAGCTTTATCTGATAAATTCCCCATAAAGAACTTACTAAACCCATAAACAATTGCCATTACTGAGCCTAGTAGACCAATTTCAGCTGTACTAAAACCATATTCTTGTACTAAATACGTACTTGATAACGTAAAGTTACTACGAACTAAATAATAAGCAGCGTACCCAACTGAAATCCCGATTAACACACGAATACGTAGTAATCGATATACACGGTCGATCATATCCGCTGGCAATCTCTCAATTGCAGGTGCTGGCTTGAGCCATTTAAACATATTCTTTCGTCTCCTTTTCTCACTTCTGAGAGAGACGCTGTCTATTCCATATCTCGATTATTCCGCTATTTGATATATTTTGGTTCGTTCTTCTAACCGGCTGCCCTTCTATTTCTTTCTCATTCTTCGCAAACATCGTTGGTACGCCAAACGAAACTTTTTCTAAAATGTGACCCGCTTCTTCTGATAAACAATAATCAATAAATAAATCCGCAATAATACCATTCGGTGCACGTTTTAGTTTCGAAATCGCATTAACAGATAATCCTGTTTGCTCAGGTTCGTTACTTAAAATAGGAAAGCCTTGTTTTTGAAGCATTCTCTGATCTCCCATAAAATTGATGCCTATCATATATTCACCACTCGCAACAAGTTCTGCTGGTATGTAACCATTCACCGTTACTTCTCCAACTTGTCCTGCAAGGTTCTTAACATATTCCTTCGCTTCCCCTTCACCTAAAGTATCAATAAGTGATTGAAAAAACGTATATGCTGTACCTGAAACATTTGGATCCGGCATAACAATCTTTCCCTTATATACTGGATTTAACAAGTCTTTCCACCTTGATGGATAGGGAAGTCCGAGCGGTGCTATCTCTTCATTCCACCGCTCTTTATTAAGCGCAATTGCCAGCTTCTCCACCTCATAACCGTACCAATAACCGTCTTTATCTTTAACAGTTTTTGAAATACGATTCGCATGCTGACTCGTAACAGGAATAGATAGATTTTTTTGCTTCATCATTTGATGGGCGTCTACCGTACCGCCAATAATAATATCGGCTTTCGGATTTCCAGCTTCCTCTTCTACCCTCCGAAGAAGCTCCTCTGTCGAAAGACGAATAAATTCATACGTACAGCCGCGTGGTTTACAAAATGATGAAAGCAAGGCTTCCCCAACTTCCTCACGGGCTGCTACATACGCAACGAGATGACGATCATCCAAAATAGGGAGACCACTTTTATTATATTTAATAGAGGTTGTATCTCGAGAGCAACTAGACATCGCTCCTCCAATTACTAGCAAAAAGAAGAAAAAGGCTATCTTTCTCATGACACATTCTCCTTTACAAATAAATTTGCGAGGGAGCTTTTCATATACATGACATTCCCATTATTATCACCGAGATATTGCACAACAAAATACGACGGATACACAGAAATAGTAAGAATGTCTTCACGTTCATTCTTTATACGCTTACCTGTTTTATAAGCGGTAATATAAGCAATCGGTTCATTCTGTGATTGTAATAATTTCTGTATTTCTCCGTAATCTGTAATTTGCTTCGCGTACCGAATCGAGTCAAGTATGTGCGTAAGATTCATCGCACGTTCTACATCACCTTGGCGTACTATGACATCCTGTGCTGACGCAAAAAAGTCACTAATACGATCTGGTGTGTAATACAGGCTTAACAAATACGTTTGAAATGCTGAAATCATTGGATCCGTACCATTCTTTCCGTACATGTCAGCCCCGTACTGGAACAAGTCACCTACTGCAAAAGTACGTTTATGTCCGTTCAAGTACGTTACTTCTCCAGTAAATACTTGTTCTTGAATCTTAGCCTCTCTCGGGTTTATTTGAATTTGGTCAAAGAATGAAACAATCGTATGCAAACGAACTTCATCCGTTATAACAATTTCTCCCCACTTTTCATGCCTAACTTTCATTTCAGTAGGCAGGGATTCATTCACTCTTTGTAAAACAGTTTGTTTGTCATTCACTATTGTGATTCGATTATATATTTGCTTCTCCATCACATAAAACAAAATAAGAGAAACGATTATACAAAGGACAAACATAAGGATTTGAAATGATAGCCTTTTCATTTCTGCCTACCTCCAAGATAAAAAAACGTTGTTTCGAAAATACCGCATAATTGTTTCATAAATGTATCATTTAACCGCTTTCAAGTTTTTTATATCTTCCATCCGTCTCGGAAGCAAGAATGTAATAAATATTGTAGTGCCTATTTCTTCACTACTCTCAATCCGCATACTTCCGCCCTGCTTATCCATAATCTCCTGACAAATATACAAACCGTAACCATTCCCGTAACTAGAAGGAAGTACCTTCCCTTCTGGCGATTCATTCCACTCTGCAAGCACACCTTCATCTATACCAATGCCATCATCATGAACAAAAACCTTCGCCTCACGTTCATTTATAATTACATTCATACGAATTTGCGTAGCATCGCTATATTTTATCGCATTATCCAACACGTTTAAGAAGATTTGTTTCGTCTTATCGAAATCCGCAACAACATGTACATCTGTTAACTCATTGATAACTTCAATCTCAAATTTCTGCAAGCGAGGTTTCACAATTGAAACTGCTTCTTCGGCTAATTCTTTTATATTCACAACTGTAGGTGACACTTCAAACGTACTCGTTCCGTACTTTGAAGACTTAAGTAATTCCTCTACAAGTGATAATAAACGCTCACTTTCTACAGCCACATAACGCAAGCTCTCCTGTACATCTTCCTTCGCCTTTAACTTCGGAATTAAATCCACATAGCCAATAATCGCCGTTAGCGGTGTTTTCAGCTCATGCGTAATGCGGTCTAAGAAATCTTTCTGTTTCTCTTTCTCCTCTTTCAATTGCTTAATATGCAGCTCAATTCCATCAGCCATCGCATTAAAAGATGCGGAAAGCTGAGCAATTTCCACATATTCATTTAACTCAATCTTACTTTTATAATCACCATTCGCAAGCCGATGCGCCATTTGTCTTAACTGATCAATCGGCTTATGGAGAGACTTCGCCAAACGAATTGCAAAGAAAATACCCGCAGCTACGAGACAAAGAGACGTCATTAAGAACGTCCAACCGACATTTGTTAAAACTTCCTTCTCTCCCGTTAACTCATTTATAAAACGAACACTTCCAATGACATCGTTCCCATAATAAACTGGGCTTGAAAACAAAAGAATTGGAGCTGGGTCTCCCTCTTCAAAAACATAAGATTTCTTCCCCTTCAAAGAGCTCTCAATATCAATATTCCGATGAAGAAGTGCTCCTTTTTGCGTATCCGCAACAACATCTCCATTCTTCCCAATCATCTGTACACGGACATCCATGCGCTTTGCTAAATACGAAGCAATTAAAAGTGAATTCGGACCGAGCGTCTCCACCTCTGCTTCCTTCTCTAAATAATTCATCGTATAAATTTGTGCTTCTACACTTAACTTTTCTAAAGAATTTGCCGCGTTATGATACATATTCTTTTCTAACGTAATATAAACAACTCCGTACAAAAGAACAAAAATTGGGATTAACAGTCCAACTATTCCAAACACCATATTTCTTTTTAAAGACATACCATCACCACTTAACAATCTAGTTTATAGCCAACGCCATAAATTGTCTTAATATATTCCCCACTATTCCCTAGCTTCTTCCGCAGTCGTTGCACCATAATATCAACCGCTCTCGTATTTCCGATATACTCAAAACCCCATACTTTCTCAAGCAACTCATCTCTCATAAATACACGCTGCGGATTGGAAACAAACAACTGACATAAATTAAACTCTCGGTACGTTAACTGAATTTCCTGTCCACTAACATGCACTTTTCTTTCCTTAGGACAGATCGTTATCTCTCCCGCCTCGATTACCTCATGACTTACCGTTACCTCTTTCTTCTTCACACGTCGCGCCATATTCTTGACCCGAAGAATAAGCTCCGCATAATTGAAGGGCTTCGTCACATAATCATCCGCCCCAAGCTGCAAGCCAAGCAATTTATCATTCATCTGACTCTTCGCAGTTAACATGAGTACTGGAATATCCCTATCCTTCTCACGGAACAGACGAAGTAACTCATACCCATCTGTATCTGGAAGCATAACATCCAAAATCAATACATCCGGCCCTTCCTTCCATCTCTCTAAAGCTTCTCTCCCGTCAGCCGCAGTCAACACCTCGTATCCTTCCATCTCAAGCTGCATCCGAATCAAATTACGAATACTCGATTCATCATCCACTACAAGTATTTTCATTATTTTCCTCCTTCCATCCTGTATTATAGTACAGTTTAGTATAGCAAAAATCTTATAAAAAAAGAGAGGGTATTGTCGAACATATGTTGAACGACAATACCCTCTCTTTCAATTATTATATCTATTTATCATACCCATTAGGTTTCTTCTGATGCCAATTCCAAGCATGCTCAATGATTGTCTTCACATTTACATACTGAGGATCCCATCCTAACTTCTCTTTCGCTTTCTGAGAAGAAGCAACTAAACGTGCTGGATCTCCCGCACGGCGTGGTGCTACCTCAGCTGGGATTTCATGATTTGTAACTTCACGAACTGCATCAACGATTTCTTTTACACTGAAACCATTACCATTTCCTAAGTTATAGAAATCACTCTCTCCGCCGTTCTGTAGGTCCTTAAGTCCTAAGAAGTGAGCTGCCACTAAATCTTCAACATGAATATAATCACGGATACAAGTACCATCTGGTGTATTATAATCATCACCAAACATCATAATCTTCTCACGTTGACCTAACGCCACTTGCAATACAAGAGGAATTAAATGCGTCTCTGGACGGTGGTCTTCCCCAATAATACCATTTGGAGTTGCACCAGCCACGTTAAAGTATCTGAAAATCTTATAACGTAAATTAGAAGCTTGGCTATACCAATGAAGCATCTTCTCGATTGCTAACTTCGTTTCTCCGTACGTATTCGTTGGATTTGTCATCGTTTCCTCAGTAATAAGGTCTACATCTACCTCACCATACGTCGCCGCAGTAGAAGAGAAAATAAACTTATCTACCTTAAACTCATCCATTACCTCTAATAAGCAAAGTGCACCGTACACATTGTTATTATAATATTGAAGAGGCTTCTCCATACTAACTCCAACTAAAGAATCAGCTGCGAAATGCATAACCGCCTCAATATTTTCTTGTGTAAAAACATCTCTTAAAAATGCTTTATCACGAAGGTCGCCATTATAAAACTTCGCACCTTCCGTAATTGCATCCTCATGA from Bacillus basilensis includes the following:
- a CDS encoding competence protein ComK, whose amino-acid sequence is MKDENDIFISNSTMMLEPYKHPYYCTKVIDSSGNHFYSCQTALQLIKKSCLTNVHSTYQGRRNAVQTNFNFKQNVPIPINHREYICAFPTESPSSPNCIWLFYNHIDDIEFFKQSKKATIHFSNGTTTTIHISPHKLKQQLLKAGYVLSRMNMQDSLQFKNLLLHLLP
- a CDS encoding sigma-70 family RNA polymerase sigma factor, whose product is MKPATFTETVVLYEGMIVNQIKKLGIYQDYEEYYQCGLIGLWHAYEKFDAEKGSFPAYAVVTVRGYILERLKKEFAVQEKCVYVRGYEDTFHFEDIEMRVKEFMSVLDEKEKYVIFERFFVGKTMGEIALETEMTYYQVRWIYRQALEKMRNSLRG
- a CDS encoding Yip1 family protein; the encoded protein is MEANINTQDAVSKKPSLLGMITSPGEQFERMKNSNAVWGVFWILSLLSGITGGLGAYVYSLTPESIKFNQELGVNVTPVMTFGAGFVFGVIGMIIGFFISAAVYKVLMMLMSNDTSYKKLLTITVYSSIISLLGLLINAVLALILGGSGKEFYTGLGPIFASSGGAVKGIANSIEVFTIWGFVITWLGLQITAGLSKKKATILMVIFFILTIGFGALRGLVQ
- a CDS encoding ABC transporter permease, encoding MSLLDSIKIALSSILAHKLRSALTMLGIIIGVGSIITVVAIGQGGEAMLKSKFAGSGGNNLMPIQFKPDINDEFAIGGFEIPKLTEEDILEVKQVKNVSHVITTNSTTEILDVNDKKANLNVIGLDNEYFAVNKVKVVKGRTLNESDISHANNVVMISTKTEETLFKDVNPVGQIIEMKGQPMQIIGVYTSDNEFMGFEMEEALIPLTLWPVLYGTDDIQNISIQAKNVDNLETAGKQAVDVLNSRKPSEIPGKYELVNLKELQENVSKVTSIMTMIIGGIAGISLVVGGIGVMNIMLVSVTERTREIGIRKALGATRSKILLQFLIEAVMLTLLGGLIGIGLGYGGAYIVSTFAKWPPLVSWEVVVGGVLFSMTLGIIFGLIPANKAAKLDPIEALRYE
- a CDS encoding ABC transporter ATP-binding protein — encoded protein: MITLNHIAKTYYQGKLAVPILHGISLTIQGGEFVSIMGPSGSGKSTLMNIIGCLDRPTEGEYMLNDVNILTADESKLALIRNEYIGFVFQHFNLLPRLSAVENVELPLVYGGVKKAERRKRALEALGKVGLADRVHHLPNELSGGQKQRVAIARAIANNPTFIMADEPTGALDTKSGEQVMDIFTKLNAEGTTIVMVTHEEEVAAYSSRRIVLRDGKITEDRRCAV
- a CDS encoding efflux RND transporter periplasmic adaptor subunit; translation: MVPNTVRTPNKKKKWIIIGVIALIVIVAAVNIFIMQGKKKGASTSADAVSFEKVTERKLNNTKLISGQVKPGNIESFYADPTKGKVKDIEVKEGQEVEKGAKLFSYDNEEINLQMKQAELDQKMADMRYDQGKKKIDSLKKEIKKAKDGGAGKEVTDPMEEQVSELEMAQKTTDLEKEKGKLQKEELSKKQKELTIYSNFAGVVQKLDKDAAQSSSQALGGQGKAFLQVASKDPFQVQGTLTELQKSQIQKDQTFTVTAKANNKKKWTGKITEVSEFPTSAEMAQAGGMGEATQNMSQYTYKASLDSQDGLSPGYHVSLQVNLENKTMIAVPSKSIVEKDGDAFVYVEDKGKLRKQNVKKGSTDGDWTEVVEGVTVGQKVVKNPSDDVYDGMEVKEK
- a CDS encoding RNA-guided endonuclease TnpB family protein, encoding MRRAYLIEIKPTNEQIAKINQTIGVCRYVYNLYIFKNKEMYESKGKFLSGYDFSKWLNNVYTKECDQWIKEVSSKAVKQAIMNGDKAFKRFFQGLSGFPRYKKKKKQDVKCYFPKNNKTDWAVERHRVKVPTIGWMRLKEYGYIPQDVIVKSGTIGKRAGRYFVSVLCELEEIETKLTLKQTGLGIDLGVKDFVIRSDGIIHENINKTIQVKKIEKRLKREQRSLSRKFENIKKRGEQSVTKKRANIDKNVLRVQKLCARLTNIRLEYVKSIVTNVVKTKPTFITVEDLNVKGMMKNKHLSKTIAAQCFYTFKTWLLLKCEEYGIELRQVDRFYPSSKLCSCCGHKKVDLRLCNRVYECDCGNVMDRDLNASINLLQAKEYTILT